The stretch of DNA CAATAACCCCGGGGCGCATTGGCGCCAGGGGCCGGCAGGTCCGTCGCCGGCCGGAGGGGAATCAGGAAAGGGGAATCAGGGCACCCGGGCCAGCTCGCGGTGCAGCGCCAGGCGGCGCTCGTCGCTCATGAAGGCCGACTCGATGGCCGTGCCGGCCAGCTGGATGAAGATCTCCCTCGACCAGCCGAAGGCCTCGTGGCACGCCTCGAAGTTGGCCAGCATGCCCCCGCCGAAGTAGGCCGGGTCATCGGAATTGAGGGTCAGGCGCAGTCCGGCCTCGAGCAACTGCGGCAGCGGGTGGTCGGCCATGCGATCGACTACCCGCAGGCGCACGTTGGAGAGCGGGCAGACGGTGAGCACCACGCCCTCGTCGCGCAGGCGGGCCACCAGGGCCGGGTCCTCCAGGCAGCGCACGCCATGGTCGATGCGGCAGACGTCCAGCAGGTCCAGTGCCTCGCGGATGTACGCGGGGGGCCCCTCCTCCCCGGCGTGGGCGACCCGGGGAATCCCGAGCTCCCGCGCCCGCTCGAACACCTCGACGAACTTCGCGGGGGGGTTGCCCTGCTCGGCGCTGTCCAGACCCACGGCATCGAGCATCTCCCAGTAGGGGGCCGCGCGCTCCATCACCTCCATGGCCTCCTCTGCCGGGCGGTCGCGCAGGAAGGCCATGATCAGCGCCGTGGACATGCCCAGTTCGCGCTGCGCCCGACGGCGTGCCAGGGAGAGGCCTTCCATCACCACCGGCAGCTCGACGCCGCGGGCCAGATGGGCCTGGGGGTCGAAGTGCATCTCGACGTGCACCACGCCCTCGGCGCTGGCCCGGCGGAAGTAGTCCATGGCCAGGTCATGGAAGTCGTCGGCGGTGCGCAGCACGCTCATGCCCTGGTAATAGAGGTCGAGGAAGGACTGCAGGTCGGTGAAGTCGTAGGCCTGCCGGACTTCCTCCACCGAGGCGTAGGGCAAGGCGATCCCGTTGCGCTCGGCCAGGGAGAACATCAGCTCGGGCTCCAGCGAGCCCTCGATATGCAGATGGAGTTCGGCCTTGGGCAGGCGCCTGAGGAAGTCACGCATGGCACACCTCGTCGGGGAATCGTTGGGTTCATCCTGAAACATCCTGACCATCCGTGCAAAGCCGTCCGTCGCGCAGGGTCAGGCAGCGGTCGATGGCGGGCGGGTCGACGGCCTCGCCGAGCTGGTGCACCAGATAGAGGACGGTCCGCCCGGCCAGCCACGCATCGAGCCGAGTCGACAGACGAGCCGCGGTGGCAGCGTCGAGCCCGGCGAAGGGCTCATCCAGGATCACCAGGTCCGGCTCCCTCAGCAGCAGCCGGGCCAGGCCGAGGCGACGGGCCTGGCCACCCGAGACGCGCCGGCCGCCCTCGCCCACCCGGGTGTCGAGTCCCTCGGGCAGGGCATCCGCCCAGTCGGCGAGCGCCACCATCGACAGGACCCGCCACAGCCGCGCCTCGCTCGCCTCGGGGTCGCCCAGGCGCAGGTTGGCGGCCAGGCTGTCGTCGAACAGCTCCACCTGCTGGGTCAGGCAGGCCACCCGCCGGCGCAGCGCCGCCTCGTCGAGGGACGCGACCGGAACGCCGCCCAGCCGCACCTGGCCCGCGCTGGCCAGGAGCTGGCGGGTCAACAGCTGTGCCACGCTCGACTTGCCGGCGCCGGAGGCGCCGCACAGCGCCATGCGCTGGCCCGCCGGCAGCGATAGGCAGAGCGATGACAGCGCCGGCTGCAGGGCCCCGGGATAGTGCAGGTCGACGTCGGTGAGTGCCACGGACAGGGGGCCGCGCGGTCCTTCTTCGCTTATCACCTCGCCCGCCCCCTCGCTCTCTTCCTCGCTCCCCTTGCCGGCGGCAGGACGACGGCCGGCCTCCAGGGCGTTGAGGCGCTCGGCGGCGGCCCGCGTGGCGCCCAGCCGGGTGAAGGCCATGGGCAGCGCGGCCAGCGCCTCGTTCAGGGCCATCACCGCCAGGGGCATCAGCACCATGACCGGGCCGGACAGCGTCCCTGCCTCCCAGGCCAGGGCCCCCAGCACGAGCACCGCCAGCCAGGTGGCGCCCACGGCCAGACCGGCGAGGGCCGACCCCAGCGCCGAGACACGGGCCAGCCGCCACTGGTCGGCCTGGAGGCGACGCTCGATCGTCGCCAGCCGCTCGCGATGGGCCGCCAGGGTACCGTAGGCCTCCAGCTCCGCGAGCCCCCGGAGATGCTCGAGCAGCCGGCCGCGCAGCGCCTCGAGCCCGTCGACCTGGCGACGGCTGGCGGCCATGCCGCGCCGGGCCTGGCCGAGGGTCAGCCACAGCCAGGCGAGGCCGAGCAGCAGGCCCACGGCGAGACCGGCACGCGGCAGCCAGAGGGCGAGCAGGCCGGCCAGCGCCAGGATCGCCAGCAGCGCGATGCCGGCCGGGGCCAGCAGGCGCAGATAGAGGCTGTCGAGGGTGTCGATGTCGGCGGTGAGGCGATCGAGCCACTCGCTGGCTCGCCGCCGCGACAGCGTCCTGGCATCGAGGCCGGCCAGGACGCCGAACATCCGGCTGCGCAGGTCGGCGAGCTGGCGCAGCACGGTATCGTGGTTGTAGAGGCGCTCGACATAGCGCGACACGGTCCGCGTGACGGCGAAGAACCGGATGCCGCCGCCGGGGACATAGACGTCCAGGCCGACCGAGAGCCCGGCGGCCAGCGCCAGGCCGGTCAGCCCCGTGGCGGTGATGAACCAGCCGGACAGCGCCAGCAGGCCGATGCCGGACGCCACCGTCAGCAGCAGCAGGCCCGCCCCCGCCAGCAGCCGTCCGCGCCGCCGATCGAGCAGTTGCCACCAGGGGCGCAGCGTGGCCAGCAGCGAAGCGTCGTGGGGATCACGCATCGACGGCCTCCCGTACAGGGTCGGCGTCCAGTTCCAGCCGACGGTCGGCCAGGCGCAGCAGCGCCG from Halomonas aestuarii encodes:
- a CDS encoding adenosine deaminase; protein product: MRDFLRRLPKAELHLHIEGSLEPELMFSLAERNGIALPYASVEEVRQAYDFTDLQSFLDLYYQGMSVLRTADDFHDLAMDYFRRASAEGVVHVEMHFDPQAHLARGVELPVVMEGLSLARRRAQRELGMSTALIMAFLRDRPAEEAMEVMERAAPYWEMLDAVGLDSAEQGNPPAKFVEVFERARELGIPRVAHAGEEGPPAYIREALDLLDVCRIDHGVRCLEDPALVARLRDEGVVLTVCPLSNVRLRVVDRMADHPLPQLLEAGLRLTLNSDDPAYFGGGMLANFEACHEAFGWSREIFIQLAGTAIESAFMSDERRLALHRELARVP
- the cydC gene encoding thiol reductant ABC exporter subunit CydC, with the translated sequence MRDPHDASLLATLRPWWQLLDRRRGRLLAGAGLLLLTVASGIGLLALSGWFITATGLTGLALAAGLSVGLDVYVPGGGIRFFAVTRTVSRYVERLYNHDTVLRQLADLRSRMFGVLAGLDARTLSRRRASEWLDRLTADIDTLDSLYLRLLAPAGIALLAILALAGLLALWLPRAGLAVGLLLGLAWLWLTLGQARRGMAASRRQVDGLEALRGRLLEHLRGLAELEAYGTLAAHRERLATIERRLQADQWRLARVSALGSALAGLAVGATWLAVLVLGALAWEAGTLSGPVMVLMPLAVMALNEALAALPMAFTRLGATRAAAERLNALEAGRRPAAGKGSEEESEGAGEVISEEGPRGPLSVALTDVDLHYPGALQPALSSLCLSLPAGQRMALCGASGAGKSSVAQLLTRQLLASAGQVRLGGVPVASLDEAALRRRVACLTQQVELFDDSLAANLRLGDPEASEARLWRVLSMVALADWADALPEGLDTRVGEGGRRVSGGQARRLGLARLLLREPDLVILDEPFAGLDAATAARLSTRLDAWLAGRTVLYLVHQLGEAVDPPAIDRCLTLRDGRLCTDGQDVSG